From a single Apium graveolens cultivar Ventura chromosome 2, ASM990537v1, whole genome shotgun sequence genomic region:
- the LOC141686109 gene encoding uncharacterized protein LOC141686109, producing the protein MALVRHQFTWERGQDTADWMDVRLDRALMNIVWLNIFPLAKLYNLEGISSDHSPILLVPQIVTHINAPYRFKLENAWMMEPICEAIIQDFWNMDFGATVLQKIKNCSTILLVWGKEITGNFSARIKDSRWR; encoded by the coding sequence ATGGCTCTCGTGAGACACCAATTCACTTGGGAAAGGGGTCAAGATACTGCAGATTGGATGGATGTGAGATTGGACAGGGCTTTAATGAATATAGTGTGGTTGAATATATTTCCTTTGGCAAAATTATACAACCTTGAAGGTATATCAAGTGATCATAGCCCTATTCTTTTAGTTCCTCAAATTGTAACTCATATTAATGCTCCTTATCGATTCAAACTTGAAAATGCATGGATGATGGAGCCGATATGTGAGGCGATTATTCAAGATTTCTGGAATATGGATTTTGGCGCTACTGTTCTTCAAAAAATCAAAAATTGTAGTACGATTTTGTTAGTATGGGGGAAGGAGATCACTGGAAATTTTAGTGCTAGAATTAAAGATTCAAGGTGGAGATGA
- the LOC141707065 gene encoding uncharacterized protein LOC141707065: MHKSNLGAFLDCTTPLPPSQFLSKSEIRNLNRLWHPWESEKVEFFTLSDLWNCYDEWSAYGAGVPIRVDNGDTLVQYYVPYLSALQIFISTQSFNSLREDADSTSETRDSDSFSDESESEKLSRWDGCSSEEGVFEHENLWHQNDKLGHLYCQYFEKLAPYGRVPLMDKISALSQKYPGLMSLRSVDLSPASWMAVAWYPIYHIPMGRTIKDLSACFLAYHTVSSSFQDLDLDDEMGNTKSKWKKSKGIALPPFGLATYKIQGDVWVNNKNGGDHDKLNSMLSVADSWLKQLRVQHHDFNYFVGIRHG; the protein is encoded by the exons ATGCATAAATCAAACTTGGGTGCTTTTCTGGACTGCACAACCCCACTGCCCCCTTCACAATTTTTATCAAAG AGTGAGATCAGAAATCTCAATAGACTATGGCATCCATGGGAGAGTGAAAAGGTTGAATTCTTTACTCTTAGTGACCTTTGGAATTGTTATGATGAATGGAGTGCTTATGGAGCCGGAGTGCCCATACGCGTGGACAATGGCGATACTCTTGTTCAGTACTATGTGCCTTATCTCTCTGCACTTCAGATTTTTATCAGCACTCAATCTTTCAATTCTCTAAG GGAAGACGCCGATTCAACATCTGAGACGAGGGATAGTGACTCGTTCAGTGATGAGAGTGAGAGTGAAAAACTATCGAGGTGGGATGGGTGTTCCTCCGAAGAGGGAGTGTTTGAACACGAGAATCTCTGGCATCAAAATGATAAACTGGGTCATCTTTACTGTCAGTACTTCGAAAAATTAGCTCCTTATGGAAGGGTCCCTCTCATGGATAAG ATAAGTGCATTATCACAAAAGTACCCTGGATTAATGTCATTAAGATCTGTAGACCTCTCACCAGCTAGTTGGATGGCAGTTGCTTG GTACCCTATATACCATATTCCTATGGGAAGAACAATAAAGGATTTGTCCGCATGCTTCCTTGCATACCACACCGTCTCATCTTCTTTTCAAG ATTTGGATCTTGATGATGAAATGGGAAACACAAAAAGTAAATGGAAGAAATCCAAAGGCATTGCTCTTCCTCCATTTGGATTGGCCACTTATAAGATTCAAGGAGATGTGTGGGTCAACAACAAGAATGGAGGGGACCATGATAAGCTGAACTCAATGTTAAGTGTAGCAGATTCTTGGCTAAAGCAATTAAGGGTCCAGCACCATGATTTTAACTACTTCGTGGGGATTCGGCATGGCTGA